In Lysobacter lycopersici, a genomic segment contains:
- a CDS encoding tetratricopeptide repeat-containing sulfotransferase family protein, translating into MGPASTATASLEVALAHAARLLEAEPVLAEEQATEILRAVGDHPRALHLFAMARVRQGDDQAAVGVLGPLARDCPRWAQVHADLGVALARLGRMDEAAAALRHAVTLQPELPGAWLALADALRANGDEAGAGAACLQHVRQSAKDPRLLAIGKALFENRLPEAEEQLRARLECAPNDVTAIRMLAEVDARLGRDDEALALLTRCLELAPGFHAARKNLAQVLNRGNRQPEALAEIDTLLEAEPAHPSYRNLKAVVLGRVGDYAQAIAIYEELVSAHPRHPQLWMSFGHALKTAGFLDRAIDAYRRAIEIDAACGEAYWSLANLKTVRLDAADIAAMQAQLQRIDLADEPRLHFDFALGKALEDAGEYERSFRHYLGGNALRLKLVPYSADDNAGRGRAARRVYTREFFAEREGWGCDAPDPVFIVGLPRAGSTLVEQILSSHPAVEGTMELPEIISLARALRRRAELPQTTSYHDILAGIDAGEARALGEQYLERTRIHRKRGAPLFIDKMPNNFAHVGLIRLALPNAKIIDARRHPLACCLSGFKQHFARGQDFTYSLDDIGRYYRDYVELMAHFDEVLPGKVHRVIYEDMVADTEAEVRRLLDYCGLPFDEACLRFFENPRAVRTASSEQVRRPIYRDGVDHWRHYEAWLGPLEQALGPVLDAYPQAPPQTSPRTPGA; encoded by the coding sequence ATGGGCCCTGCGTCCACCGCGACCGCATCCCTCGAAGTGGCGCTGGCGCATGCGGCGCGGCTGCTCGAGGCGGAGCCCGTGCTGGCAGAGGAACAGGCCACCGAAATCCTGCGCGCGGTCGGCGACCATCCGCGCGCACTGCACCTCTTCGCGATGGCCCGCGTCCGCCAGGGCGACGACCAGGCCGCGGTCGGCGTCCTCGGGCCGTTGGCGCGCGACTGCCCGCGCTGGGCGCAGGTGCACGCCGACCTCGGGGTCGCGCTCGCACGGCTCGGGCGCATGGACGAAGCCGCCGCCGCGCTGCGGCATGCGGTCACGCTGCAACCCGAATTGCCGGGCGCCTGGCTCGCGCTGGCCGATGCCCTGCGCGCGAATGGCGACGAGGCCGGAGCCGGCGCGGCCTGCCTGCAGCATGTGCGGCAGTCGGCGAAGGATCCGCGGCTGCTGGCGATCGGCAAGGCGCTGTTCGAGAACCGCCTGCCGGAAGCGGAAGAACAGCTGCGCGCGCGCCTCGAATGCGCGCCGAACGACGTCACCGCGATCCGCATGCTGGCCGAAGTCGATGCAAGGCTCGGCCGCGACGACGAAGCGCTGGCGCTACTGACCCGCTGCCTGGAACTCGCGCCCGGGTTCCACGCAGCGCGCAAGAACCTGGCGCAGGTACTCAACCGCGGCAACCGCCAACCCGAGGCGCTGGCGGAAATCGACACGCTGCTCGAGGCAGAACCCGCGCACCCGAGTTACCGCAACCTCAAGGCGGTGGTCCTCGGCCGCGTCGGCGATTACGCGCAAGCGATCGCGATCTACGAGGAACTGGTGTCCGCCCATCCGCGACATCCGCAATTGTGGATGAGTTTCGGACACGCGCTCAAGACCGCCGGCTTCCTGGATCGGGCGATCGACGCCTATCGGCGCGCGATCGAAATCGACGCGGCCTGCGGCGAGGCGTACTGGAGCCTGGCCAACCTCAAGACCGTGCGCCTCGACGCCGCCGACATCGCGGCGATGCAGGCGCAATTGCAGCGAATCGACCTCGCCGACGAACCGCGCCTGCATTTCGATTTCGCCCTCGGCAAGGCGCTGGAGGATGCCGGCGAATACGAACGCTCGTTCCGGCACTACCTCGGCGGCAATGCGCTGCGGCTGAAGCTGGTGCCGTACAGCGCCGACGACAACGCCGGCCGCGGCCGCGCCGCGCGCCGGGTCTATACCCGCGAATTCTTCGCCGAACGCGAAGGCTGGGGCTGCGATGCACCGGATCCGGTCTTCATCGTCGGCCTGCCGCGCGCGGGCAGCACTCTGGTCGAACAGATCCTGTCGAGCCACCCGGCGGTGGAAGGTACGATGGAGCTGCCCGAGATCATTTCGCTCGCCCGGGCGCTGCGCCGTCGCGCGGAATTGCCGCAAACCACGTCCTACCACGACATCCTTGCCGGCATCGACGCAGGCGAAGCGCGCGCGCTCGGCGAACAGTACCTCGAACGCACGCGCATCCACCGCAAGCGCGGCGCGCCCTTGTTCATCGACAAGATGCCGAACAATTTCGCGCACGTGGGCCTGATCAGGCTGGCCCTGCCGAACGCGAAGATCATCGATGCGCGCCGGCATCCGCTGGCCTGCTGCCTGTCCGGTTTCAAGCAGCATTTCGCGCGCGGCCAGGATTTCACCTACTCGCTCGACGACATCGGCCGCTACTACCGGGACTACGTCGAGCTGATGGCGCACTTCGACGAAGTGCTGCCGGGCAAGGTGCATCGCGTCATTTACGAAGACATGGTGGCCGACACCGAGGCCGAGGTGCGGCGCCTGCTCGATTACTGCGGATTGCCGTTCGACGAGGCCTGCCTGCGTTTCTTCGAGAATCCGCGCGCGGTGCGCACCGCGAGTTCGGAGCAGGTGCGCAGGCCGATCTACCGCGACGGCGTCGACCACTGGCGCCATTACGAAGCCTGGCTTGGACCGCTGGAACAGGCGCTCGGGCCGGTGCTCGATGCCTATCCGCAAGCGCCACCGCAAACATCGCCGCGAACACCGGGCGCCTGA